Below is a genomic region from Nitrospira lenta.
ATACGGCATCGACCACCAGGCCCATGATTTTTTCCCGCACGACCACAACCACGATGACCGTAAACATGGTGTAGTCGATCGTCTGCATGCCAAATTTCGTGCGCAGTTCTACGATCGGTACAATCGTACCGCGCAGATTCAACACGCCTTTGATATGCGCCGGTGTGTTCGGAATCTTGGTGACGGCGGTGTAGCCTTTGATTTCCTGAACCCGGAGAATATCGACTCCGTACAGCTCCTCGCCGAGCTGGAAGGTGAGGAACTGGCTGCCATCCGTCGTCAGCCCGATTTGCTGGTTGATTTCTTTTGCCGCCGTTTCAAGCGCTGCTGCCATGGCATCCTCCCCATTATTAAATAACGCGAGACCCGGAATACGTGACGTTCGCGCAGAGTCTCTGAGACGTCGGCGTGGTGCGGCGCGGCCTTATGCCGCCACCGGCACGTCGCGACGGGCAATGTCGAGCAACCCGCGCACGTCAAGAATGAATCCCACCGTGCCGTCGCCGAGAATCGTGGCTCCGGCGATTCCTTCCACTTTCCGGAAGTTCTGCTCCATACTCTTGATGACGACCTGTTGTTGCCCCAGAATTTCGTCCACCATGACGGCGACTCGTTCGCCTTCCGTCTCAAGAATTAAAAGAATGGCTTTTGTAGGGTCCGTAATTTCCGGCTGTAAGGCGAAGACTTCATACAGCCGCATCACCGGGAGATAGGACCCGTGCACGTTGACCAGTTCTCCCTTGCCTACGACCGTTTTGAGACAGTCCGCTTTGGGCTGGATCGATTGGAGAATCGACAGCAGCGGGACGATGTAGGTGTCCGAGCCCACTCGCACCGTCATCCCTTCAATGATCGCCAGCGTCAGCGGCAGCTTGAGGGTAAACGTCGTGCCCTTACCCGTGACGGTCTTGATGCTCACCGTACCGCCGAGCCCTTCAATATTGCGTTTCACCACATCCATGCCAACGCCGCGGCCGGAAACATCCGTGACTTTTTCAGCGGTGGAGAATCCGGGCCGGAAAATCAGGCCCCAGATCTGATCGTCTGAGAGTTTGTCGGTTTCGGCGATCAAGCCCTGTTTCAGGGCTTTGGCGAGGATCCGGTCGCGATTTAATCCCCGGCCATCGTCCACCACGGTGATGCAAATGCTGCCTCCCTCATGGAAAGCGCCGAGATGAATGGTCCCTTGTTCGGGCTTGCCGGCCGCCAGGCGCTCATCCGGCGGCTCCAAGCCGTGGTCCGCGGAGTTCCGCACCAGGTGCGTGAGCGGATCGCCGATGGATTCGATGACGGTTTTATCGAGCTCTGTTTCCTCCCCTGAGAGCAACAGTTGAATCTTCTTGCCGGCTTTTCCGGAAAGGTCGCGTACGAGCCTGGGAAAGCGGCTGAACGCGTTGCCGATCGGGAGCATGCGGATGCCCATCACGCGTTCTTGGATTTCGCGGGTGTTGCGTTCCAGCTGAGCGATGCGTTCGAGCAACACCGCTATCTGGCCCATCTCAAACCGTGAACCCAAATCGCTCAACATCGACTGTGTAATCACGAGTTCGCCGACCAGGTTGATCAGTTTGTCGATCTTCGCGGTATCCACGCGGATTGAGGCCGCATCGGCGGCTTTCTTCGGCGCGGCGCCCTCCTGCTGTTTTTGGAGCGCGTGCGAGATTTGCTGCGGAGTGGCGGCATGTTGCTCGATCAGGATTTCCCCGACACGCTTCTGTTGCGCCAGCGCCTTGTCCAACGTCTCTCGAGACACCACGCCGGTTTCAACGAGAATTTCTCCCAGCGGCTTGGGCTCTCCCTGCTCGGCAGGTGAGGTGGCAGATGGCGTGGCCGGGGACTGTCCGGATGGTTCGGCCTGCGCTTTGATGGTTTCAATTGTGAGTACGCTGTCGTCCCGGACGAAATCAAAGACAGCTTCAATGACGGAGGGCTGTTTGACTGTGCGCAACTCGCAGGTCCAGGAGAGGTAGCAGACTTCCGGATCGAGCGCTGAAAAGGTCGGCACGTGTCCAACGTCAAGCGAGCGAGATTCGACGGTGCCCAGCTCTTCAAGTTCGGCGATGATTCGCAAGGGATCAAGGCCTCGTTGAAAGAGCCACCCCGGCGGAGTCCAGGCAATGCGATACCGTTGCTGCGAGGGATCCGTCGATGCACCTGAGCCGGCGGCGGCGCCGGGCGCGCTTTGTTTGGGCGCTTTCGACGATTCTCCGGCGGCGGCGGCCAGTTCGCCTTCGAGTTGAGTGATCGTCGCCTGATCGGGAGCGGCTTCTCCGTGGGCTGCGTCGATCAATAACTTGAGGCAGTCGGTGGAGCGGAGCAGGACGTCCGCAATGGCCGGCGTGACAGAGAGATGCCCGTTGCGCAGTTGATCGAGGAGGGTTTCCATCTTATGCGTGAATTGCCCGACAGCGGTGAACCCGAACATGCCGCTGTTCCCTTTGATGGAATGGGCCGCGCGAAAGATGCGGTTCAGCAGGTCCAGATCTTGGGGATGCTGTTCAAGCTGAAGCAGGCCGTCTTCGATCGTGGAGAGGTGCTCGGCCGATTCCTCGAAGAAGGATTCTTGAAACTGTGAAAGATCAGTGCTCATAAATAGCTTTCCGCCTTCAGTCTTCAGCCAGCGGCCGGATCGGATGACCCGGTGTCGACGGCTGATCGCTGACGGCGTCTATGCGGGTAATACTTTCTGAATGACTTTCAACATCTGTTCGGGATTGAACGGTTTCACGATCCACCCGGTCGCGCCGGCCGCCTGCCCTGCCTTCTTCTTGTCGTCTGCCGATTCCGTGGTCAGCATGAGAATCGGTGTGAATTTGAAGGCCGCCATCTTGCGAATCTCCGTGATCAGGGTAATGCCGTCCATCTCCGGCATGTTGAGATCCGTGACGACCAGCGCCGGTTTCGCTCCCCCGTTGAGTTTGCCGACGGCTTCTTTGCCGTTCCCGGCCTCCACGACCTCGTAGCCGGCGCTGGTCAGGGTATAGGCGACCATCTGACGCATGGTCGAAGAATCATCGACTACTAATACTATCTTTCCCATCGCATCCTCCGGTTCTCGTGGTTCAATGTATGTCTTCCTTGTACTGGTGCTGTGTCAAAACAACACAATGTCTTCCGTCGGCGCTTGCGCATCCGCTGTCGGGCTGCTTTTGCCGGCGCTGGAATGGATGAGCCGCTCATCCTGCATGGTGTAACGGTTCTGCAAGTCTTGGATGAAGCGGCGCGTGCCGTCGAATGAGGCCGGCGCATGCCCGGTTTGGACGGCTGTCAGATCCTGCAACAGGAGATCCAAGGGCTCCATCACATGCTCAATCTGTTGGCGGACGCTGTCCTGAAATTGGAGGGACATGATGATGGATGCGATGTCCTGCCCGATACGTTCCGCATTCACTTTGGTTTCTCCGACATTCAACCGCAAGGCCTCGTTTTTGTCGGTCAGGGATTTGGTCATCCCGTCGAGCTTATCTTTGGAATTCAGCGTCTTCGTCAGATCGACGGAGGCCAGCGCCTGGATTTCGATCATCGCCTGCTGGCTTTGCGTCTGAACGTCGGCCACCATGGTTCTAATCCCAATGGCCGCCTGGCTCGAGCGGTTGGCGAGTTTCGTGACCTCATCGGCGACCACGGCGAATCCCCGGCCATGTTCTCCAGCGCGGGCGGCCTCGATCGCTGCATTCAGCGCCAGTAAGCGGGTTTGGTCGGCGATAAACGTAATCTCTCCCAACATGCCGCTGATCGACTTCGTGCTGGCATCCATCTTGTCCATGGTGGTGGAGACGCTCATGGCGATGGTGGCGGAGTGCATGACGTCATTGACGAAGAGTCCGAACATCTCCGACATCTGCGCGACCAGATCCTCTTCACTCACATCGCCGTTGGTGAAGAGGGCGGCCGATTCGGAGGCCTGCTGTCTGGCTCTTCCGGCGATGTCTTGAAAGCGCTGGCCTAATTGCATGATGGCCTGCTCTGTTTGTGCGATCACGTTCCGGAGTTGGCCGGTGAGGATCGGCACTAACGGCGCCAGCGTGGCGCAGATGGCTGTTTCGGGAGCCTCCCGATCAGCCATCTCTATCGCCTTCGCGAGTGCGGCGGCGCTGGTGGCCTGCTTGGCGCGACAGACGAACCACGCTCCGGTAACACCACAGGCCGTTCCTGCAAGAAACGTCGCTCCTTCAATCCACATAGGTGACCTTGCATCCCTTCGGCGGCACCCAGCCTAAACAGGCCAACTGTCCGGCGATACGTTTCGGCGTGTTGCGGAGTTCAATGGGGCCGGCTTCGCAGGCCGCGATGAGCGTTTGCAGGGCCGAGATGTCCAGCGTGCCGACTTGCGCGAGGTCGATGGCCACCCCGTGTCCCAGGTCGATGGCCGCCTGGAGCTGCCCTTTGAACTCGGCGATTTCAAAAATGGTGATATCTCCTGTCGGGGCGCACGGTGTTGGATCGGTCACGAGATCTCCATTCAGTAGCGTCTAAGGTAGAACACGAACCGCTAGGGCTATTGTGTTTGTCCCTATCGGCGTTTCTGAGTCGGTCTTTAGCCTTGTCGGAAAGATTGTTAGACTATTATTAGGTATGAGACGCTATCGCGTGGAAGGCGGCGCCGGGGCGGCCGAGATCTGCGGTGTTTCTGATGATCCGGTCGCGTCATCCGCCACCGCGTTGTCTTGCTGTTCCGGCCGCACCGGCGCATGTTCCAAAATCACCACCTCAACCCGGCGGTTTTTGGCGCGCTGCTCGAGGGTGAGATTCTCGGTCAGCGGTCGGGAGTCGGCGTAGCCGAGCGCGGCGAGGTGTTCCGCCGGCACGGAGTACAGCTCCGATAACACCCGAACGACAATGACGGCGCGGGTCGCGGACAGTTCCCAGTTCGACGGAAACAGCGCCGTGTGAATCGGAACATTATCCGTATGGCCCTCCACGCGCACCTGCCGATTCAGCTCGATCATGGCTTGGGAAAGCCCCTGAAGAAACGGAAGGGCTTCGGGGCGCACGGCGGCTTCTCCGCTGTTAAAGAGGACTTGATCCGGGATGGTGATGACGATGTCGCCATTGAGCTTTTCTTGGAGGTGCATGAAGTCGAATTGAGAGTTCGCTTTCATGTTCTTGACCAGTTCGCGCATCTTTCTGATCGCGACTTCTTTGTTGCCCGGGAGGTTTTGGGTCATCAAGGTCGGCCGCTGTTGCCCGAGCGTAAAGGCCATCGATGAAGCCGGAGGCGTCGAAATGGGATTCAAGGCGGCCTTGATGGAGTCGCTGACCGTGCGATATTTGCCTTCATTGACGGAGGAGACGGAATACATGACGACAAAGAACGCGAACAGCAGCGTGATGAAGTCGGCGTACGACACCAGCCAGCGTTCATGATTCTCATGCTCTTCGTGTTTGTGTTTGGCCATGTGTGACCGTGTACCGTGGTCAGTGTGGTAGTCGAAGCTCCGTGCCGCCGGCGCAAACGCCGCGTCGTGATGCCTTGCCGATTACTTCTTCGCCTCTTTCGAACGTTCCTCATGAGGCAGGAAGCTTTCCAGCTTTTCCTGGAGCAACCGGGGATTCTCGCCTTGGGCCAGGCCGACCAGCCCCATGATGATGATGTTCCGCGCGCCGGACTCTTCCTTCAGTTTCATCTTAATTTTGTTCGCAAAGGGCAGAAAAAAGAGGTTGGCGAGTCCGACCCCGTACACCGTGGCCACGAAGGCCACCGCGATACCGCCACCCAGCTTGGACGGATCCGCGAGATTTTCCATCACGTGAATGAGTCCCAAGACTGCTCCCAAGATGCCGACTGTCGGCGCATAGCCGCCGGCGGCTTCCCATACTTTGGCCGCCTTGACGCCGGCCTCTTCATGATGCTCGACTTCGATTTCAAGAATTTCATGCACCGCTTTTGGGTCGGTTCCGTCGACAATGAGCTGCACGCCCTTTTTGAAGAACGGATCCTTGATGTCTTTGAGTTTGCCCTCCAGGGCCAGCAAACCCTGTTTACGCGATACCGTGGCCAGATCGAGGATCAGCTTGATCGTCGCCTTTGTATCGATGGGAGTATTGCCGAAGACCATGCCCAGCGATCCGATGGACTTGATCACCACCGACAGCGGATTTTGGACGCAACAGGCTCCGATCGTGCCTCCGGCCACGATGATAAAGGCCGTCAACTGCATGATGGAGCTGAGATGGCCTCCTTCGAGCGCCTGCCCACCGATGATCGAGCCGATGGCGAGTACGATTCCGAGTAGTGTTGCTATATCCACGAGTCAGTGTGTCCTTACAATGCGCGCGCATGAGCCGGAGCGATCAGTCGGTGAAGCACGCCTACTTTTGAACTATTGCGCCTCGAATTCCGCCTCTGCTAGGGTGCGGTATCCAACAGAAGGAGCCCGCGCATGGATTCGTCTGATAGGTTGATGCTCGATGCCAAGCAAGCCATTCTGGAGGAACAACATCGCCGGTTTCAGGCCCTCCAGAAGGAAGGCAAGTGGGCGGAGGCGATGCAACAGTTCCAGGCCACGATGCATTGCGCCTCGGATCTGTTGACGGATTCCCTGACCTTGCTCGAACGAGTGCTTGAAACACATCGCCGGCTCCCCCCGGAGAATCCTCAGAACGGTCCCCTGGCATAATCCTAATGCGTGGCTGCCTCCATGGCCGCTTGTTCGCTCGGCAGCAGCAGCCGGTTCAGGTCCAGTACGATCAGCAGCCGGTCATCGATCCGCCCGACCCCCTGAGTAAACTCTGCGCCGGCTGAGTTGCCGACGGAGGGAGGCGGTTCGATCATCACTTTGGGCAACCGCAGCACTTCCACCACTTCATCGACGATGAGACCGACCATCCGCTGACGGACCAGCACCACCATGATGCGTGAGTTGTCCGTCCGGTCGACGGACGAGAGGCCGAACCGCCGGCGGAGATCCAGCACAGGGATGATCCGCCCGCGGAGGTTGATGACCCCTTCGACGAAGTACGGCGCTTTGGGGACGCGCGTCACTTCGACCATCCGGTTGATTTCCTGCACACTGAGCACATCGAGCGCGAATTCTTCATGGGCAATCCGGCACGTCACGAATTGCACCAGGTCATCCCCGCCCTTGCCTGTCCCGCTGGGCCCGGCTCCTTGTTGAACCAGGCCCGGTGTTTTCTCCTCGACAATCATCGGTGTCCCCCTTTCCTGGCTCGGGCCTAGAGCTTGAAGGATCCGACAATGCCTTGCAGTTCGGTCGCCAACTGGCTCAGGTCATGGCTGGCTTTCGCCGACTCATTGGCGCCTGACGCCGATTCCTTGGTGACCTTGGCGACATTTTCGATATCGTTCGCGATCTGTTGCGTCGCGACTGATTGCTCTTCAGAGGCCACGGCAATCTGTCTGATCATATCGGCGCTCTCGGAGACCATCTCGACGATGCGTGATAGCGCTTCGCCGGTCCGGTTCACCAGATCGACGCCACTGGTGACCTTAACGGTCCCCTGTTGCATCGACTCGACTGCGCCGCGGGTATCATGCTGAATCTGCCGGATCATGTCTCCGATTTCCTTGGTGGCTTTGGTCGTCCGTTCCGCCAACTTGCGGACTTCATCCGCGACGACCGCAAATCCACGTCCCTGTTCCCCGGCGCGGGCCGCCTCGATGGCGGCATTCAAGGCCAGCAGGTTGGTTTGGTCCGCGATGTCTTCGATGACTCGGACGATTTCGCCGATCTGATCGGACGATTTGCCGAGTTCCGAGATGATGGTGGCCGAGCTGGACACGGCATCGGAGAGTTGCTGCATCCCCGAGATGGTATCGGCAACCACCGAGCCGCCGTCTTTCGCGGTCTTCACGGTCTCTTGCGCGAGCGTCGCGGCTTTGCCGGAGTTCTGGGCCACCTGGCTCACCGTCGCGTTCATCTCTTCAACCGCGGCGGCCGTCTGAGACGCCCGCGAGGTCAGCGTATCGGTACCCTTGGAAATTTCTTCGGCAGTCGCCGACAATTCCACTGATGCCGAGGCCACTTTGTCGGTGACATGAGCGACTTTCCCGATCATGTGCTGCAACTTTTCGATGAACA
It encodes:
- a CDS encoding chemotaxis protein CheW; the encoded protein is MAAALETAAKEINQQIGLTTDGSQFLTFQLGEELYGVDILRVQEIKGYTAVTKIPNTPAHIKGVLNLRGTIVPIVELRTKFGMQTIDYTMFTVIVVVVVREKIMGLVVDAVSDVLNIDKKDIQPAPQFGAKVDVSFLNGIGKSGDKLIALLDMDRLLSDDDLQDTTAAVAA
- a CDS encoding chemotaxis protein CheA, with translation MSTDLSQFQESFFEESAEHLSTIEDGLLQLEQHPQDLDLLNRIFRAAHSIKGNSGMFGFTAVGQFTHKMETLLDQLRNGHLSVTPAIADVLLRSTDCLKLLIDAAHGEAAPDQATITQLEGELAAAAGESSKAPKQSAPGAAAGSGASTDPSQQRYRIAWTPPGWLFQRGLDPLRIIAELEELGTVESRSLDVGHVPTFSALDPEVCYLSWTCELRTVKQPSVIEAVFDFVRDDSVLTIETIKAQAEPSGQSPATPSATSPAEQGEPKPLGEILVETGVVSRETLDKALAQQKRVGEILIEQHAATPQQISHALQKQQEGAAPKKAADAASIRVDTAKIDKLINLVGELVITQSMLSDLGSRFEMGQIAVLLERIAQLERNTREIQERVMGIRMLPIGNAFSRFPRLVRDLSGKAGKKIQLLLSGEETELDKTVIESIGDPLTHLVRNSADHGLEPPDERLAAGKPEQGTIHLGAFHEGGSICITVVDDGRGLNRDRILAKALKQGLIAETDKLSDDQIWGLIFRPGFSTAEKVTDVSGRGVGMDVVKRNIEGLGGTVSIKTVTGKGTTFTLKLPLTLAIIEGMTVRVGSDTYIVPLLSILQSIQPKADCLKTVVGKGELVNVHGSYLPVMRLYEVFALQPEITDPTKAILLILETEGERVAVMVDEILGQQQVVIKSMEQNFRKVEGIAGATILGDGTVGFILDVRGLLDIARRDVPVAA
- a CDS encoding response regulator yields the protein MGKIVLVVDDSSTMRQMVAYTLTSAGYEVVEAGNGKEAVGKLNGGAKPALVVTDLNMPEMDGITLITEIRKMAAFKFTPILMLTTESADDKKKAGQAAGATGWIVKPFNPEQMLKVIQKVLPA
- a CDS encoding methyl-accepting chemotaxis protein, with translation MWIEGATFLAGTACGVTGAWFVCRAKQATSAAALAKAIEMADREAPETAICATLAPLVPILTGQLRNVIAQTEQAIMQLGQRFQDIAGRARQQASESAALFTNGDVSEEDLVAQMSEMFGLFVNDVMHSATIAMSVSTTMDKMDASTKSISGMLGEITFIADQTRLLALNAAIEAARAGEHGRGFAVVADEVTKLANRSSQAAIGIRTMVADVQTQSQQAMIEIQALASVDLTKTLNSKDKLDGMTKSLTDKNEALRLNVGETKVNAERIGQDIASIIMSLQFQDSVRQQIEHVMEPLDLLLQDLTAVQTGHAPASFDGTRRFIQDLQNRYTMQDERLIHSSAGKSSPTADAQAPTEDIVLF
- a CDS encoding STAS domain-containing protein, whose amino-acid sequence is MTDPTPCAPTGDITIFEIAEFKGQLQAAIDLGHGVAIDLAQVGTLDISALQTLIAACEAGPIELRNTPKRIAGQLACLGWVPPKGCKVTYVD
- a CDS encoding flagellar motor protein MotB → MAKHKHEEHENHERWLVSYADFITLLFAFFVVMYSVSSVNEGKYRTVSDSIKAALNPISTPPASSMAFTLGQQRPTLMTQNLPGNKEVAIRKMRELVKNMKANSQFDFMHLQEKLNGDIVITIPDQVLFNSGEAAVRPEALPFLQGLSQAMIELNRQVRVEGHTDNVPIHTALFPSNWELSATRAVIVVRVLSELYSVPAEHLAALGYADSRPLTENLTLEQRAKNRRVEVVILEHAPVRPEQQDNAVADDATGSSETPQISAAPAPPSTR
- a CDS encoding flagellar motor protein, with protein sequence MDIATLLGIVLAIGSIIGGQALEGGHLSSIMQLTAFIIVAGGTIGACCVQNPLSVVIKSIGSLGMVFGNTPIDTKATIKLILDLATVSRKQGLLALEGKLKDIKDPFFKKGVQLIVDGTDPKAVHEILEIEVEHHEEAGVKAAKVWEAAGGYAPTVGILGAVLGLIHVMENLADPSKLGGGIAVAFVATVYGVGLANLFFLPFANKIKMKLKEESGARNIIIMGLVGLAQGENPRLLQEKLESFLPHEERSKEAKK
- a CDS encoding chemotaxis protein CheW, with product MIVEEKTPGLVQQGAGPSGTGKGGDDLVQFVTCRIAHEEFALDVLSVQEINRMVEVTRVPKAPYFVEGVINLRGRIIPVLDLRRRFGLSSVDRTDNSRIMVVLVRQRMVGLIVDEVVEVLRLPKVMIEPPPSVGNSAGAEFTQGVGRIDDRLLIVLDLNRLLLPSEQAAMEAATH
- a CDS encoding methyl-accepting chemotaxis protein, whose protein sequence is MKTLMKNMNIGPKFVVAIVGVAAIITLIGLFLIQEQENDKLHVLLEGRGKVIESYTQITRAYIAQNYVGKIKKSKAGSDIVVAKEHIGIADTIPFPATAMRELGEEANKSGLFNIRLISPNPMNPANIAKDTFENDAMKAIQAGNDSFSRIEEINGVSTFRRATPDKAINASCVTCHTDKQVGDTLGMLTVNMPMTRAKELSRESLVKTAGVILTIVMAIVLLTYFLLRSIILKPIQEMMTITKDIAQGEGDLTKRVPVHGKDEIALLGGFFNMFIEKLQHMIGKVAHVTDKVASASVELSATAEEISKGTDTLTSRASQTAAAVEEMNATVSQVAQNSGKAATLAQETVKTAKDGGSVVADTISGMQQLSDAVSSSATIISELGKSSDQIGEIVRVIEDIADQTNLLALNAAIEAARAGEQGRGFAVVADEVRKLAERTTKATKEIGDMIRQIQHDTRGAVESMQQGTVKVTSGVDLVNRTGEALSRIVEMVSESADMIRQIAVASEEQSVATQQIANDIENVAKVTKESASGANESAKASHDLSQLATELQGIVGSFKL